From the Candidatus Dependentiae bacterium genome, one window contains:
- a CDS encoding protein serine/threonine phosphatase 2C family protein translates to MKTIKKILFFICLASSVSAGGDSDDEENSSSNELQPSVASSNLTIGIHRLVNSTSNPPVISSDEDPFLDDPLESFFKHVHSCSKEPISCASEASAASSPSSRLISRSTLALPGAASRSSSKNVAAKMLPQKSIFKRVREDSKDLKKSTGGIPQDESLYKTRQTKAKSKFDRWIENFQMFLDARLPSTSTGEGILRVITPDSVETVCKEPLTRSTRKPILLIRHSDFLKYLEAQKAQAIKLSNQLRVHFGKQPLVIILNDSGDASKDLDISLTRGLSDSGDASEDTVFSCIMGAELCKIFYSPAEIPEIVSIDRTFMIALGAFADIDFSRYLKTPDPVPAHVSAAGGGGQESPTLPTLRRSSSVPASHSIKTRSIQEECSGIFHLDKIKDLAPKELIPQGLESAICAYELLGWRETAEDALDIQKRDDWIGLALFDGHGGSSVSKALASRSYESNSVVASSTTDDSSLAALSRLGHSNLLSRLLALAGAGMFNFADEKIPEKVIKAVENLYVEVDESLESKAYEAGSTAIVCLLNKRLKKGFFINLGDSRALAIKRSSVFCKNVSEDFSEGIIATNDHSPRDPKERKRIQDAGGYLYGDLISDGIFGLSVSRAFGDFSHKPICDNVRKYWVGIQPDIMQFSLDEIETIVLACDGVWDVYKNREAANLLAGDAKTYSEPPAEVLCKKALLNRSGDNISSIIVDIPCLLSIPDHTWMGIS, encoded by the coding sequence ATGAAAACGATCAAAAAGATTCTTTTTTTTATATGTTTAGCGTCCTCAGTAAGTGCTGGCGGAGACTCCGATGATGAAGAAAATTCTAGCAGCAATGAATTACAGCCCTCAGTTGCATCTTCAAATCTAACTATTGGCATCCATCGCTTAGTGAACAGTACTTCAAACCCACCAGTCATTTCTTCGGACGAAGATCCATTTTTAGACGATCCATTGGAATCTTTTTTTAAGCACGTCCATTCCTGTTCCAAAGAACCCATCTCCTGCGCATCTGAAGCCTCAGCTGCGTCAAGCCCATCCAGCAGACTCATCAGTCGCTCAACTCTTGCCCTGCCAGGTGCAGCCTCACGTTCGTCGTCAAAAAATGTCGCCGCAAAAATGCTACCACAAAAGAGCATCTTTAAACGAGTCCGTGAAGATAGCAAGGATCTTAAAAAATCCACGGGCGGAATCCCCCAGGACGAATCTCTTTACAAAACAAGACAAACCAAAGCGAAATCTAAATTCGATAGATGGATCGAGAATTTTCAAATGTTTCTTGATGCTCGTTTGCCATCAACTTCTACAGGAGAAGGAATACTTAGAGTTATTACACCTGATTCAGTAGAAACGGTCTGCAAAGAACCACTCACCAGAAGCACAAGGAAACCTATTCTACTAATTCGGCATAGTGATTTTTTAAAATACCTAGAAGCTCAAAAAGCCCAAGCAATTAAGCTGAGCAATCAGTTGCGGGTCCATTTCGGTAAGCAACCCTTGGTTATCATTCTCAATGATAGTGGTGACGCATCAAAAGATCTTGATATCAGCCTCACAAGAGGCCTCTCTGATAGCGGTGACGCATCAGAAGATACAGTCTTCTCCTGCATAATGGGCGCAGAGCTCTGTAAAATTTTTTATTCGCCAGCGGAAATACCTGAAATAGTTTCAATAGATCGTACATTTATGATCGCCCTCGGTGCATTTGCCGATATAGATTTTAGCAGGTATCTGAAAACTCCTGATCCTGTTCCTGCTCATGTTTCTGCTGCTGGTGGTGGTGGTCAAGAATCGCCTACTTTACCTACGCTCAGAAGATCTTCCTCAGTTCCAGCTAGTCATTCGATCAAAACTCGAAGTATTCAAGAGGAGTGCTCCGGCATTTTTCATCTGGACAAAATCAAAGACCTGGCACCAAAAGAGCTCATCCCGCAGGGCCTGGAATCGGCAATCTGCGCTTACGAACTTTTGGGGTGGCGTGAAACCGCCGAAGATGCGCTTGATATTCAAAAGCGCGATGATTGGATTGGCTTGGCACTTTTTGATGGACACGGGGGAAGTAGTGTCTCTAAAGCACTTGCATCCAGGAGCTATGAGTCTAACTCAGTAGTTGCATCATCGACGACCGATGACTCCAGCTTAGCAGCTCTATCAAGGCTCGGTCATTCTAACTTGCTTTCTCGACTTCTTGCTCTTGCAGGCGCTGGAATGTTTAATTTTGCTGACGAGAAAATACCAGAAAAAGTAATAAAAGCTGTAGAAAATTTGTACGTCGAGGTAGATGAATCCCTCGAATCTAAAGCCTACGAAGCAGGCAGTACCGCAATAGTTTGTTTGCTCAATAAAAGACTCAAAAAGGGATTTTTCATCAACTTGGGCGACTCGCGCGCGCTAGCAATTAAACGTTCCTCGGTTTTTTGCAAAAATGTTTCAGAGGATTTTTCAGAAGGTATTATAGCAACTAATGATCATTCGCCGAGAGACCCAAAAGAAAGAAAGCGAATTCAAGATGCTGGGGGATATCTGTATGGTGATCTAATTTCGGACGGTATCTTCGGGCTTAGTGTGTCCCGTGCGTTCGGGGATTTTAGTCACAAGCCAATTTGTGATAACGTACGCAAATATTGGGTCGGTATCCAACCCGATATTATGCAGTTTAGTTTAGATGAAATCGAAACAATTGTGCTTGCGTGCGATGGCGTTTGGGATGTATATAAAAACCGTGAGGCTGCCAATCTATTAGCTGGAGATGCAAAAACGTACTCAGAACCGCCAGCGGAAGTACTTTGCAAAAAAGCACTACTCAATCGCTCTGGTGACAATATTTCATCCATAATCGTCGACATACCATGCCTGCTTTCAATCCCAGACCATACGTGGATGGGAATTTCTTAA
- a CDS encoding C2H2-type zinc finger protein, translating to MKTIKKILFLVTLFSCVPQLFSGGEDDTFSGGEDDTFSRGESNTPQSSCDQSIFEEPLTDFKVPADFALVDEAILDASQRLEKAMENFPDHIPGVDEAVVLMPDPIPVLPPNPTRFRPGQKKALKKTTSQARNFKIAFASALKTQESEEDYESETEDEVTPQQATGKRRISVKRARVEEDNDDYELTPQQATAPRRISVKRASGKRETDITAGTPEKPYACDTCNKRFTTKYSLKEHTRIHTGEKPYVCRKCGKGFTHSRSRTSHEKTEHEIITVFPGRLKSAP from the coding sequence ATGAAAACGATCAAAAAGATTCTTTTTTTAGTAACACTTTTTTCTTGTGTGCCTCAACTGTTCTCTGGGGGCGAGGACGATACTTTCTCTGGGGGCGAGGACGATACATTCTCTAGAGGCGAGAGCAATACGCCACAATCATCGTGTGATCAATCTATTTTTGAAGAACCTCTAACTGATTTCAAGGTTCCTGCTGACTTTGCACTTGTCGACGAAGCCATTCTTGATGCCTCTCAACGTCTCGAAAAAGCCATGGAAAACTTTCCTGACCATATTCCTGGTGTCGACGAAGCCGTTGTTTTAATGCCTGATCCTATTCCTGTTTTGCCACCTAACCCAACTCGTTTCCGGCCAGGTCAAAAAAAGGCACTTAAAAAAACTACTTCCCAAGCCAGAAATTTTAAAATAGCTTTTGCAAGTGCCTTGAAAACGCAAGAATCAGAAGAAGATTATGAATCAGAAACCGAAGATGAAGTGACACCCCAACAGGCCACCGGCAAAAGAAGAATCAGTGTTAAAAGAGCTAGAGTAGAAGAAGATAATGATGATTATGAACTGACACCCCAACAGGCCACCGCCCCAAGAAGAATCAGTGTTAAAAGAGCTAGCGGAAAAAGAGAAACAGACATAACCGCTGGCACCCCCGAAAAACCCTATGCATGTGATACATGTAATAAAAGATTCACGACTAAGTATAGTCTGAAAGAGCACACGAGAATTCACACCGGCGAAAAACCGTATGTATGTCGTAAATGTGGTAAAGGATTCACGCACAGCCGTAGTCGGACCTCGCACGAGAAAACGGAACATGAGATTATTACTGTCTTTCCGGGTAGGTTAAAAAGCGCCCCCTAA
- a CDS encoding PhoH family protein: MVEKNLYQVSSERIFVLDTNVLLYDWKSIYSFTGATIIVPLVVLEELDSFKGESSERGRNARRVIRIFDEIRAGGSLADGVIIKTNNGHSLLRVVQFSSNDIVFDASNDNKIIGVVDKLSSSGAKVTFITKDINARVKTDLLGLQAEDYVVENVSIETQYKGWSSFEMSPADVKRISIDGVHELVDISDLYENQFIHVKSDFERSYERLFKFVRGKIVEVEPFEQLWGFGEKNIQQRMALDLLLDDSVSLLSLIGSAGTGKTFLTLLAGMYKVLKQNMYRKMLIARPVVALGSDIGFLPGDVNEKLFHWMQPMHDNLELILMQSKKAFQKLISDDDRGEHQSDFVRHHERSSRHSSAHGRHRRENHRDSHRSGRFEPRGLLQDYQHAGEWKGMYAGDLSAGNQEIERLKRKGILSFEAITYMRGRSIPKQFIFIDEVQNLTPHEVKTIVSRAGEGTKVILAGDPDQIDSPYMDYATNGLTVTTEKFKGDRIFGVVKLEICERSLLAERAARLL; the protein is encoded by the coding sequence ATGGTTGAGAAAAACCTGTATCAGGTATCTTCTGAGAGAATTTTTGTTCTAGATACCAATGTGTTGTTATATGACTGGAAATCGATTTATTCATTTACTGGAGCCACTATTATAGTTCCATTGGTGGTTTTAGAGGAGCTGGATTCGTTTAAGGGTGAGTCTTCCGAGCGGGGGCGAAACGCACGAAGGGTTATTCGGATTTTTGATGAAATTCGTGCCGGGGGTTCTCTGGCTGATGGGGTTATCATCAAAACAAATAATGGGCATTCTCTTTTGAGGGTTGTTCAATTTTCGTCTAATGACATTGTGTTTGACGCATCAAATGATAATAAAATCATCGGTGTGGTTGATAAATTGTCCTCATCGGGTGCCAAGGTAACATTTATAACAAAAGATATTAATGCGCGGGTAAAAACAGATCTTTTGGGCTTGCAGGCAGAAGACTATGTTGTTGAAAATGTTTCGATTGAGACTCAATACAAAGGATGGTCATCGTTTGAAATGTCGCCAGCAGATGTGAAGCGCATTTCGATTGATGGAGTTCATGAATTGGTTGATATTTCTGATTTGTACGAAAATCAATTTATTCATGTAAAGTCAGATTTTGAGCGATCGTATGAGCGATTATTTAAGTTTGTTCGCGGTAAAATAGTTGAGGTTGAGCCGTTTGAGCAGCTCTGGGGGTTTGGCGAAAAAAACATTCAACAGCGAATGGCGTTGGACTTGTTACTTGATGATTCTGTAAGTTTATTATCGCTGATTGGTTCTGCGGGAACGGGAAAAACGTTTTTGACTCTTTTGGCTGGTATGTACAAAGTTTTAAAGCAAAATATGTACCGAAAAATGTTAATTGCTCGTCCAGTTGTTGCATTGGGTTCTGATATCGGGTTTTTGCCAGGCGATGTGAATGAAAAGTTATTTCATTGGATGCAGCCGATGCACGATAACTTGGAACTCATTTTGATGCAAAGTAAGAAAGCATTTCAAAAATTGATTTCTGATGATGATCGAGGTGAGCATCAGAGTGATTTTGTTCGACATCATGAACGCTCGTCGAGGCATTCATCGGCTCATGGGCGACATCGTAGAGAAAATCACCGTGATTCTCATCGTTCTGGACGGTTTGAACCTCGAGGATTGCTCCAGGATTATCAGCATGCTGGTGAATGGAAAGGAATGTATGCAGGAGATCTTTCTGCGGGTAATCAGGAAATTGAACGTTTAAAACGCAAAGGTATTTTGAGCTTTGAGGCGATAACCTACATGCGAGGGCGGTCAATCCCTAAGCAATTTATTTTTATTGATGAGGTTCAAAATTTAACTCCTCATGAGGTAAAAACAATTGTGAGTAGGGCGGGTGAAGGAACAAAGGTTATTTTGGCGGGAGATCCCGATCAGATCGATTCGCCATACATGGATTATGCAACCAATGGACTGACGGTTACCACCGAAAAATTCAAAGGGGACCGCATTTTTGGTGTGGTAAAGCTTGAAATTTGTGAAAGAAGTTTGCTTGCAGAACGCGCTGCGCGATTACTGTAA
- a CDS encoding DUF1761 domain-containing protein, translating into MFECCGVNLLHVGMGGVASLVLGSLWYSSYLFGNSSNCGNNNGCSMTNSMIMEFVNSSVATWALFMVLALLQPANLNEGLYYGFLLNLATTIPGALSDHIWKGISVTNTLVNAGYAVAWTSMVIALRFFLG; encoded by the coding sequence ATGTTCGAATGTTGTGGTGTAAATCTTTTGCATGTTGGCATGGGGGGCGTTGCGTCTCTTGTTCTTGGTTCTTTGTGGTACTCGTCTTATTTATTTGGTAACAGCTCAAACTGTGGCAACAACAATGGTTGCTCGATGACAAATTCCATGATCATGGAATTTGTTAATTCAAGTGTTGCGACCTGGGCGTTGTTTATGGTTTTAGCTCTTCTCCAACCAGCAAACCTTAATGAAGGTCTGTATTATGGATTTTTATTAAACCTTGCAACAACAATTCCAGGAGCATTGTCTGACCATATTTGGAAAGGTATCAGCGTAACCAACACCCTTGTAAATGCAGGCTATGCTGTTGCGTGGACATCGATGGTTATCGCGCTTCGCTTCTTTCTTGGATAA